A portion of the Paenibacillus marchantiae genome contains these proteins:
- a CDS encoding amidohydrolase family protein translates to MFSNPDFRVFDIHAHLPYKLLLSSYKNHELVTRYGKERSERMRLTWDFPAVEEQGEEAARPLIERWVEELDKYNIAGLNFLTALDNDNLAEQISIYPDRFTGFAYHPIENEDASIELRRAVDELGLRGYKLFGPLTQIPFDSPSLDPVWAFLAERRLPVLIHFGMLGHAGGIVHHPNINPLAIFNTARAYPDIPFIIPHFGAGYFQELLHLSWSCPNVYIDTSGSNQWVRWMPYELNLETLFRKTYELLGPERIIFGTDASGFPRGYPYRYLQDQVRVCRELRFPEADIELIFGNNARRLLKLPVGKAVGSTNA, encoded by the coding sequence ATGTTCTCCAATCCCGACTTTCGAGTTTTTGACATCCATGCCCATCTGCCTTATAAACTTTTGCTTTCCTCATATAAAAACCATGAGTTGGTGACGCGATATGGCAAGGAACGCAGTGAGCGAATGAGACTAACCTGGGACTTCCCGGCGGTGGAGGAGCAGGGAGAGGAAGCTGCGCGGCCGTTAATCGAACGGTGGGTAGAGGAATTAGACAAATACAATATTGCTGGACTTAACTTTCTGACGGCTCTGGATAATGACAACTTGGCTGAACAAATATCCATATACCCGGATCGGTTTACCGGATTCGCCTATCATCCCATTGAAAATGAAGATGCATCCATCGAGCTGCGTAGGGCAGTTGATGAGCTCGGATTGCGAGGATATAAGTTGTTTGGTCCGCTCACCCAGATTCCCTTTGACTCTCCTTCGCTCGACCCGGTGTGGGCATTTCTTGCAGAGCGCCGCCTGCCTGTCCTGATTCATTTTGGCATGCTTGGTCATGCCGGAGGCATCGTTCATCATCCCAACATCAATCCGCTTGCCATATTTAATACGGCCCGTGCCTATCCGGATATTCCGTTCATCATCCCTCATTTTGGCGCAGGGTATTTCCAGGAGCTTCTGCATCTAAGTTGGAGTTGCCCTAATGTATACATCGACACCTCGGGTTCCAATCAGTGGGTACGTTGGATGCCCTATGAGCTGAACCTGGAGACGTTATTCCGCAAAACATACGAGCTGCTGGGTCCAGAGCGAATCATCTTTGGAACGGATGCGAGCGGATTTCCGCGTGGTTATCCCTATCGTTATTTACAGGATCAGGTGCGTGTATGCCGTGAACTTCGCTTCCCTGAAGCGGACATTGAACTCATCTTCGGAAATAACGCAAGACGTCTGTTGAAGCTGCCTGTTGGCAAAGCCGTCGGTTCCACCAACGCGTAA
- the argH gene encoding argininosuccinate lyase, which produces MKSTSTNPTQVSGFPSQTYAEIVLEPAYNQATQHLLNPMMAVNKAHLIMLREQHIIPEQEACHIASAVQSLDVDGLRTSEYSSHVEDLFYQVEVELEKLGGPSVGNLHLARSRNDMGIAMYRMVLREKLNSAISSGLSLHRSLREFALRHIDTLMIAHTHTQQAQPTTLAHYICAVSDSLERDLDRLKSAYTGCNRSSLGAAALTTSGFPVCRDRTAELLGFDGIIENAYDAVSGADYAGEAASVAQLAAINLGRFVQDLLLWCTQEYGALIVAAPYVQISSIMPQKRNPVSIEHARSLLSSAKGDAATALNMMHNTPFGDIVDTEDDMQPYVWRSLNTLESVYRLLSEVMDTLKVNVSLLRERAERSFAMVTELADTLVRTEGLSFRQAHSIVSRIVTQLTESGISISGLNWEVVNTAVQEIAAKPLALTYEQLEEAISPEHFVHIRHVRGGPNPEEVARALEAQALRLGTQEQWSLDTTNKLRSVDAKLDLILNGWLNRI; this is translated from the coding sequence GTGAAGTCAACGTCAACGAATCCAACACAAGTGTCTGGTTTTCCCAGTCAAACCTATGCCGAAATTGTACTTGAACCCGCCTATAACCAGGCCACACAGCATCTGCTGAACCCCATGATGGCCGTAAACAAAGCACATCTAATTATGCTCCGTGAACAACACATCATTCCGGAGCAAGAAGCGTGCCACATCGCTTCGGCTGTACAGAGTCTGGATGTGGATGGGCTCCGAACGAGCGAGTATTCCTCCCACGTTGAAGATTTGTTCTACCAAGTCGAAGTTGAACTAGAGAAGCTTGGCGGACCCTCTGTCGGGAATCTGCACTTAGCCAGAAGCCGAAACGATATGGGAATCGCCATGTATCGTATGGTGCTGAGGGAGAAGCTGAACTCAGCGATTTCCTCAGGGCTGTCATTACACCGAAGCCTAAGAGAATTTGCATTACGTCATATCGATACCCTCATGATTGCTCACACGCACACCCAACAAGCCCAGCCGACCACACTTGCCCATTACATCTGTGCCGTTAGCGATTCCCTTGAACGGGATCTCGATCGGTTGAAATCCGCCTATACAGGCTGCAATCGCAGCAGTCTTGGTGCGGCTGCTCTCACCACTTCTGGATTTCCGGTCTGTCGAGACCGAACCGCAGAATTGCTCGGCTTTGATGGCATTATTGAGAATGCCTATGATGCCGTCAGCGGTGCAGATTATGCAGGTGAAGCCGCCTCTGTAGCCCAACTGGCAGCTATCAATCTGGGACGTTTCGTTCAGGATCTGCTGTTATGGTGCACACAGGAATATGGTGCATTAATTGTAGCTGCCCCTTACGTTCAGATTAGTTCAATTATGCCGCAAAAACGGAATCCGGTATCGATTGAACACGCCCGTTCACTCCTTTCAAGTGCCAAAGGGGATGCAGCAACTGCTCTTAACATGATGCATAACACACCCTTTGGTGACATTGTAGATACCGAAGATGATATGCAGCCCTATGTATGGAGAAGTCTGAATACACTTGAATCCGTATATCGCTTGCTGTCCGAAGTGATGGATACCCTTAAGGTCAATGTGTCATTGCTGCGTGAACGGGCAGAGCGTAGTTTTGCCATGGTTACCGAACTTGCAGATACGCTGGTCCGCACAGAAGGATTATCGTTTCGACAAGCTCATTCCATCGTGAGCCGGATTGTAACACAGCTGACGGAATCTGGTATTTCTATTTCGGGATTGAACTGGGAGGTTGTGAACACAGCGGTACAGGAAATTGCCGCCAAGCCGCTTGCCCTAACCTATGAGCAATTAGAGGAAGCAATATCTCCCGAGCATTTTGTACACATTCGACATGTGCGTGGTGGACCCAATCCGGAAGAAGTGGCAAGAGCATTGGAGGCCCAAGCGCTCCGTCTCGGCACACAGGAACAATGGAGTCTCGATACCACTAATAAACTCCGTTCTGTAGATGCAAAACTGGATTTAATTTTAAACGGCTGGCTTAACAGAATCTAA
- the solA gene encoding N-methyl-L-tryptophan oxidase, whose amino-acid sequence MVISHSYDVIIVGAGSMGMSAGYYLARSGLKTLLIDAFDPPHTEGSHHGEPRLIRHVYSGGPDYIAMALLAQELWEELEDTTGAKLLVPSGVLNMVDPDIHSFHNRLTHADDAGIRYETLRAAEIMKRWPGIEVPEHYEGMYEPDAGYLFSERCVLAFRQAAEASGATLLTHTRVEHIECSADSVGVITSAGETYYANQVILSAGAWFQTLKPFVNLPIRAVRKTVGWFDAPEALFAEDHFPGFTLAGKEGGYYGFPSIGGSGLKIGRHDTGQEWTPGGTLASFGSDKTDEGDLRRLLELRMPLAAGKLKRGGVCKYEFTPDEDFIIDRHPAHNHVWLAGGFSGHGFKFASAVGKILSDLVQTGHTDQDIGRFALSRFQ is encoded by the coding sequence ATGGTTATATCACATTCCTATGATGTCATTATCGTTGGAGCCGGATCGATGGGCATGAGTGCAGGTTATTATCTTGCGCGCAGTGGATTAAAAACATTACTGATTGATGCCTTTGATCCTCCGCATACGGAGGGCAGCCATCACGGAGAACCACGGCTTATCCGCCACGTGTACAGCGGGGGACCTGACTATATAGCGATGGCACTTCTGGCGCAGGAACTGTGGGAAGAACTGGAGGATACTACCGGGGCCAAATTGCTTGTACCTTCGGGCGTCTTGAATATGGTTGACCCGGACATCCATTCTTTTCATAATCGTTTAACCCATGCTGACGATGCGGGGATTCGATATGAAACCTTGCGCGCAGCCGAAATCATGAAACGCTGGCCAGGCATTGAAGTCCCTGAACATTACGAGGGAATGTATGAGCCTGATGCAGGTTATTTATTCAGTGAACGCTGCGTGCTCGCCTTCCGTCAGGCAGCCGAAGCATCGGGTGCCACTCTCTTAACGCACACACGTGTGGAACATATCGAGTGCAGCGCAGATTCTGTTGGAGTCATCACATCTGCTGGCGAGACGTATTATGCGAACCAGGTCATTCTCAGTGCCGGAGCATGGTTTCAGACGCTGAAACCGTTCGTGAACCTTCCCATTCGAGCTGTACGCAAAACCGTGGGATGGTTCGATGCACCGGAGGCATTGTTCGCCGAGGATCACTTTCCCGGTTTCACGCTGGCTGGAAAAGAAGGCGGATATTATGGATTTCCGAGCATTGGCGGGTCGGGTCTGAAGATTGGACGTCACGATACGGGGCAGGAGTGGACACCAGGCGGTACACTGGCTTCATTTGGCTCTGATAAGACGGATGAGGGTGATCTGCGGAGATTGCTTGAACTTCGGATGCCTCTGGCAGCGGGAAAGCTGAAGCGTGGTGGGGTATGCAAATACGAGTTCACACCGGATGAAGATTTTATTATCGACCGTCACCCTGCCCATAATCATGTATGGCTGGCAGGTGGATTTTCCGGTCATGGCTTCAAATTCGCAAGTGCAGTGGGCAAAATATTGTCTGACTTGGTGCAAACAGGGCATACGGATCAG